The Tachysurus vachellii isolate PV-2020 chromosome 25, HZAU_Pvac_v1, whole genome shotgun sequence genomic sequence GTCTTCgagacatttaacatttttgcaGTAAGAATTctaaacattaattaaagagaattaaaaaaaaataaattccatttCTTGTCTGTTCAACAAAACCACTAtttcataattattggcacccctaccTTTAGTACTCTATTCAACATCCCACCattctgatttaaataaaaacaataagagattaaaattaaagctcTCCTCATGCGGTACACAATCTCTCCACATCCTCAAGGTCCtggtaaagatttttttataaatctgttTTGGTCTCATAAAGAGTTTTAATCACACGATTTTCTGCTCTATTTGACAACGAAGGTGCAGAAACATCCCCCTGTCATGAGTTAATATTCAGACACGGTGAACAAAGCAAAAAGTGGACACAAGGTGAGTTAAACACTAACAGGTGGTTTAACCTGATCAATgtcctccaaaaaaaaagaataaacaatctGCTCTGCTCACATGTTcacctttcattaaaaaaatatcttttctgTTTGCAATACAGTATATGAGTAAAAAGTAAATTTAAGGTTTAAGatgagaatgtaaaaaaaaaaaagcaggaaaaaaaatgtacagtatagttttAGTTTGATTAgattaataaaaatcaatagcATCAAAGAGGAAGATTAACACACTCTGTGTTagtggaaaataattaacactaAGTTTGTAAAGTTAAGTGTTTTTCTATAAGAGTACAACCTAAAGAgcctttacaaaaataaatgctttaaatttaCCACTGATTTTTGTTCATCATATTTCTTTATCCAGTTTATATCTACATTATAGTTACAGCTATATAAATgagattaaagattaatattgaTTTGCTGGCACTCTGAGAGGGTTAAAACATCCTCACTACCTCTCTTTTGTATACATTTACTGCTAgtgtaaagatttttaaataattgtttaggaatatttcacatacacaatttttttaagcatttctgCTGCATTCCAGTAGAaatgttgtgcaattttttttttgctttaaacctGACACCTACAAATGCAAACCTCATGGTGGGAATTCATCACGCTGTTATCAGCAGTCACCGAGTGAAAGTCGGTCTGTAATCCGTCAAGTAATTATTCAAAGATCAAAGCGAGTAGTGCACACTGACCAAGAGCTGTTCACATCTCACACAAGTGTgatctaaagttttttttttgtttttttttgtttttttttaaaggcatgACCTTTATTCTGAAGTAGGACTATCATTACAcacttataatatatataatttttgtcATAATGAGATGACCATTATATCCTCTGGAATTGTCACTTTATCCTTAAACAAAGGGATGGCTGAAGTGAAGAGCTTCATGCCTTAAGGAGAAGCTTAAATGTGGAACAAGTGAATTCACTCCTTTTTAAGAACAAGAGAGATGATTTTCCCCCCAGGATGGCGCGTCTCAGAGAGTTTCTAAAACCGGTTCTGGATGAGCtgtcaagaaagaaagaacaacaagagatgaaaataaaattaaacaaaaaaaaaaaaaagcctaaaaagGATGGTGGATCCCCTGCCAGCGCCCATCCCCGCTGCTGACTGCTGTTTCAGCCACCCCCCTTTCACCTCTGCCTTTTCAGCGCAGGACAATGCAGCAGGCCGTGTTATTTAAGGCCCTAAAGAGCTGTCCCTCCTCTCTGTCCTGCGACAATAGAAACCCTACCGAGGGCTTTCTTCATTTAACCTTCCTAATGACAGGTTTCATCCTCTTTCTCCAGAGTTAAAGGAGGAGCAGCTTCTACCCACCATCTTTCTCCGACTCCTTCTTTTCACGCcctctaaaaaaataaaaactgctgGCTCATGTGCTGCCGTTCGACATGACAGCTCCTTCAAACCAAATGACTTTGTCGTTACTtcctgcttatttttttttttcgtcctCCCACTGAAAACTCAAACCGCTTCCGTTCCAGGAGATCCTATCACTGAATTTCATGTGACACGGCCACCATGTTGGGGGCCAAACGCTCACTTTATTCATTAACCacatttggtttatttatacTGATAATTCGACTTTTTAAACACGTTTCACTACCTACATCTTTAACAACTGTTGTGTTGGCTCATGGTTTCGTTAGCGAGCTAGCTTCTAGTTGGGATAACTGTATAGTTTACTTTAGCAGCAGGTACTTTTAGCAATTAGCTGATAAGTTACCTCTCCTGCTTCATCCTCTGGGTGAAAACATGCTGGGATCATTTACACAAGGCTGTAATGAAGCTTCTATATATCAGAAAAACGCAAATTTGATATATAAGAACAACTTTGCTGTACTTTTGCTGAGTTTTAAAGGCGAGGAAGTTTAGCATTAAATTAGCTTTCACTGCTAGTTACGTTCACTTTTTAATTGTGCaccaaatacagaaatatatttcgGTCCCAAATTTCATTTCCACAGCAAATTGGTGCCTCTGAgccatttttctttatatagtatatattatatgaacaccactcactcactcactcattttctaccacttatccgaactacctcgggtcacagggagcctcaggcgtcatcgggcatcaaggcaggatacaccctgtacggagtgccaacccatcgcagggcacacacacacactctcattcactcacgaaatcacacactacggacaattttccagagatgtcaatcaacctaccatgcatgtctttggaccgggggaggaaaccggagtacccggaggaaacccccgaggcacggggagaacatgcaaactccacacacacaaggtggaggcgggaatcgaacccccaaccctggaggtgtgaggccaacgtgctaaccactaagccaccgtgccccctatatgAACACCAGTACAACGATATTGTAGTTTTGAAGATATTTTTCATCACTTCCTGGAAATCGTAAAAATTTAGGAAAACATTTTTCTatgttgaaatatttacatttgtttgtgtgtttttgtcgtCAGTCCCGGTTTTAATCGTGTCATGGTGAAGAAAAAATTAACAGAGTTTATTCATTCAGATGAATTTGTGCAAGCTGCTACTTTTCTTGGAGGACTTTCACCTTCTCAGAGCTGGAACATGTCACTTGCTTTTTATACACCGTCACGTCGTCTTCATTAGTCAGTAAAAGGATATTTCATTAGTTCACTaagttttgttgtttgtttgtgcagaATCTCCAGGTGATCTCCAGGTGTTCGAGGTGGATCTCCAAAGCTACGTCCTGTTGAGTAAATCAGTCAAGCTCTCGAATACTTCAACTctctgtcacttcctgtttcagaaaaagaaatatatcaaTCAAAACTAAGAAGTGTATCATGGCATGGTTAGGGATTCACAAGCCCAAAACAGTGCTGCATTGAATCTGTAAAGTTTTGCAGCTTTTCCACCACAAACACATCACTCACCACCTCCTGAGTGAAACTGGCACCCACTGAAGCAATTAAGCAAACACAGTTGACATCTGACATTCAGGGTCGACGCATCCATCCGCCCCGGACGGGGTAGAAGGACTTCCCCTCTTCCCCTCTTCCCCTCTTCCATCCTCACTGTGAGAGTCTCTTACGAgataatacagtatgtacattcaCACAGCAACTatgatgagagagggagagagagagagagagagagagagatagagagagggtgagggtgagggtgagagACAAGCCAAAAAGAAGAGGGatcctggttgtgtgtgtgtgtgtgtgtgtgtgtgtgtgtgtgtgtgtgtgtgagtatgtgagggGGATTTTACGGTTGACCTTCTCCTCACGCTCTTGTGAGTCTCTTCACCTCATGTCGATTCTCTTGACCTACTTGGTCGTGCTGGAGCAAGGCACTTAAAGCAGAAAGATGTCATTCCACAGCACGCTCTCGCTCAGCTGGCGACTCAGGGACGGCTTCGGTTTGGTAAACATCAGGAAAAAAGAGGCAAACATTTCCGGAAGGAAATAGAcagtaaaaataagagaaagcTCTGTGTAATTAGTCAAGAAAAGCCAAAAATCTTAATGGATCAAGAAAACGAATCAAGAAAAAGAATCAAGAAAAGGaatcaaatgaatgaatcaggAAAACGAattaagaaaatgaatcaagaaAAATAGATAGAAATTCCGGGCCATAAACAATGATACTGTAttttttctcaaaaacaaacatgaaggaAAATATTAATTTACACTATAAGACAATATACTTCACTTTATCATGTTTGTTTCTCAAAACTTTATACTATTTATACTGtaacatttaattatataattatacagtCATTTATTGTTACTTTATCTTTCACTCTTAAAGAAATGTAAACCAATATTAAAATGACAGATTTACAGATTAAGGAAAAAGGAATAAAGTCTTTCACAAACAATATCCAAACTTTtttacgttaaaaaaaaaaatttttaaaacgtAAAAAATGCGCTAAAATGAAGTTTACAGAAAATTCAGAGAATCACGGAACGCCAACAGAGTtcctatagatttttttttaaatgttcattttctgtGAGACTCAATAATTCAAAAATTCAACTACAGACGTTTTCTGCAAACAAGTCAAAAAAGAggaggatgtgtgtgggtgtgagaggaAGTGTCCAAggtgggatgtgtgtgtatgtgtgtgtgtgtgtgtgtgtgtgtgtgtgtgtgtgtacgtgtctgtatgtgtgtgtgcctctgagAAAGCTTGTTGGTGTGTTTAGTAAACAGACCCCAGAGATTCctgatgtgagtgtgaatggagatggagagaggcaTCCGAGCCTCAGGAGCGATGGAGCATAGCGACGTGGTGCCTGGTTACTGTGATGTGAATGCGGGAGAGGAAGCTCACTACAGAGGCCTGGAGGGAAGTAAAAGACAAGACGTAGCCCTtttggtgtgtgcatgtgtgtgtgtgtgtgtgtatgggggacTGGATTTCAGGGAATACGACATTCGCTCAGATGGCATGAATCATCATTTATTGAAGGATTTGTGAGCAGCATGAACTCTGTAACTTTACTGGCGATGTTCAGAGTTTGCTTTTATCCCACAGCATTTGAATTCTCTATTCTGATCATAAGGTGaagattttcttgattttatttgaatgtttggACAAAGAGTTATTTCTCGACTATCTTGATTTCTCTGGTCCCTGGGTTTTTAATTCTGACAGGCTACAGACGTCATGAGacgagagaaagaagaaggttCAGGACAGCAGGAGAAACACAGCAGTGACGATGATGTGAAGAAATGAAAAGCTTAAGTGAAATCACATGAGCTTCATGTTAGCAAACACGCCGTGTGTTCAGACTCAGTCAGGGGTCACCGCATCACCCTGCGCTCGGGATCTGTCTTCTATCAGCCGTCAGCTAGACAgcaaaggggggggggggggggggcccAAACACAAATCATGTTCTACAGATCAATAGCGAATCATTTAGCTAATCGTGGAGAAGCTTTGTGTGTGAAATCAGAATATTGACTAATATTACTGTCATGCTGAAGTTCTCTACACACATCCCACTTAGCAGAGACTCCAAAGTAGTCAATCGAACAAGCAGCACGCTTGATCCCTGACCGCACCAGGACGAGCCAAAGCGTAAAAACGCCGTAAACCCTCAGACGACCTCGTCTTTCTTCAGCTCCAATGTTTTATTTGCCTCCTAATTGCCGTATTAAGCCGTTCTTCGGTTTCTCTTCGGCCCTCTCAAAAGCCTCGTTTCAAAGGCCTAATGAAAATAAACTGGAGGGCCCCTGACGCTTTATTTTGAAAGAGAACACAGCAGCGGCGGGTTCAGGGCGAGGTGGAAAAACAGGGGGCATCTGGAACAAAGACCAGAAGAGTGTGAGGTCAAACAGCCCGCTGTCCGCAACATCTCTGGCAGACGCAGCATGGGAGGAGAACGATGACGCTTATATAATCGCCGGTCCGTTTTCGTGTAGGATAGAATATATCACACGGTCTGACAGAGCAAACAATAGATCACGCTTTTGTCTCCGCCAAAGTGGGCTCTTTTCAGCAGATCTTGCATCTGGACTACAGGAGATTAAGCCTCGAGTTGCGGGCCAGCTTTCAGggtgtgacctttgacccctggCTCAGGACGACTGCACCCACGCTGCCTCAATCAGGAACAGGGGAGTTACAggtgaacattattattattattattattattattattattattattattattattattattcattcgttcattcattattattattattattattgttattattattattattattatttaaaatatactttttttctaattttagcCTTTTAGCCTTGATTTAATTTCGAACCCCAAAACATCTGCTGCTCActaataattgtatttaattccCAGTTAAATGTAATTAGTACCCAGtttattaattagttattaAAAAACGTACCAGTTATTTAATTCATCAGTGCTGTTCGCCTTTTGTTCGGTTcagtgcacaattacacacatttatattctaGACTTTAAGCTTCATGCAAGTGGTTTTTAGCTGACTGGCAAAAAAAAGGTtgacaaattaataaattatttaatcgTTTAAATACAAATCAATCGGTTattgaataaaatgatttaatgtaaataattgatTACTTTTCTTCATGTGATAAACTGGatattaattatgaataaatacacaaaatgcattgcaaaatttaaaaaaaaaaaaaaaaaaaatgtattgatgtgtttctatctgtgtgtgtgtgtgtgtgtgtgtgtgtgtgtacccacaACTCCCCCATCACTCCTCTGTATCCTAAACAAGGTACGCTTGTGCCGTGTGATTCTTCCGCCCTCCACCTGTATGGACTTTGCTCCTAATCCTCTCtgatcctctctctctttgaatACTTGGACTACTGAGTGTAACTAATTCTCCCACACAAGGATATTGtctctttgtcttcttcttcatgGTCTCTCATTCAGGAGCTGCGTTCGTTAGCCGAACAGCCGGACCAGGAGAAAGCCTTCTAATCTAAAGGACTTAATGAGCTGTTTCCATCACCTTAAATCTGATTGTTTTCTTTGAttacaaaaagacaaaacagataaacagcGACGCTGATGAataccccaccccacccccctctcactttctctctgtcccacCGGTGAATTCTGCTGTTATTTTCCTGAGAATGTAATTATTTCATTCACAAAGAACACATCTCACACAGGTTTGTCCAACAGATCGCTTTGTAAAAACACGACAGGACGACGCAAACTCCAGCCACGATGCCACACAGGAGCCATTTGTGACACGCTGAGAAACAAACTGCTTTTGCAATTAAGAGCACGATCGCAGTGATTGGGAGTTTATGATTGCAGCAAATGTTAAAGCCATTGGCCTACCGCAGTACGCAAGCGGCACATGGGACCGAGGAAAGTTACAGACGTCAATTCCATGGAGACGGCCCGGGCCCTGGAGGGGCTTTTTTCAGACAGCCATTTGGTGCCCTTCAACCCCCACGGTCTCTAACCTTTTGACTCCTGATCCTTAAGGTCAGTGAAGCTTGGGGAGCCGAGATCCAGCAGCACGGCCTGTAAATCAGGGCGCTCACGGGAACGCCGCTGTGGGCAGGATCCCAGCCCTGGTAGCATCGCTCTGCCCCACTGACACACCAGTTCCCAGCCTGGGTTCCCATCCACACGGCTTTAATTCATTTATGGAAACCTCCAGGCCGGGACTTATTGCCACATAGAAACCGAAACCTAgaccacagtcacacacaagtCGCTTCTTGAAACAAAAACGCAGGCTAAAGCCATACAGTACCAGTGCAGAACCCATAAGGAAGAGAACACTTTTAATTATTCTCAAAGAACCTTTAGAGAACCTGTAGAGAGTGTAGCAAGTACCAGTGCAGTTCTAGGTCAGGTTCTAGATCCTACACATAAAGAACAATCATTTGGAGattgtaccacacacacacacacacacacacacacacacacacacaggtagtaCATACACTATAAAATGGGTTCTGTAAGAGTACTTTAAAGAGTCATCTAATAAAAGGTTCCCACTGTACACTTATGCAGTACCTGGAATCACATAGAAGCTTAAAACCAATAAAGTACTTTAATTTTtagtaattatttaatttttaatgttaaGAACCTCAGCTGCACGGTTCTGAGACAAAGAACACCATGTTAGGGTTCTGAGCCTCTTATCTGGAACTGTTTGTGTAGAAACCTTAAAGGttgtacatttaaatagatagatagatagatagatagatagatagatagatagatagatagatagatagatagatagatagatccagATAACTGAataagttattttataaaaataaattatttaaaaaaacaaacaaataaataagaaacacaCCAATAGAAGGTGTGAGTTAGCAAACAAACACGAGTAAATGCATGAATAACTAAATtaacttattaataaataaagcgaatagaaataaatagataaatgatGAACTAAttgtatgatttattatttataaacaaataaatgaataaactaatCAAATAATCAACTAATTagttgatgaatgaatgaatgactgaatgaatgaatgaatgaatgaatgaatgaatgaatgttcttgaGCACAGACTCGGCCCCAGCGTGACCCCTCGTCCGGCCGCATGGATCCATCGGGGCAGTAAAATTAGCCCACCTGTGTTTAAAGCTCTGGATTCTGTCACCCAGATGGAGCGTTCACAAGCACCTGGACACCAAATACACAAATCAGACATTTTTCTGAGGGGGAGTGAAGTGTGTGCTTCGACCTGTCAGTTCAGCCTCAggccctgctctctctctctctctctctctctctcttactaatGAACAAAGCTGTAAAATGGTCACAATGTTGTTTTTCTAGCTGAGACACCACACCAGTTGTCGTTCTCCAGCACTGAAAGAtgacagattcacacacactgattttacAACAGAGTTTAAATGCTttgattttaaactttatttctttcaacaaacatattgtatttttaataacacacacacacacacacacacacacacacacacacatcataatcATTATGCTAGCAGTACACTAGGTAGAACCCTTTCAGTAACCTATTGTAACCTATAGTAACCATTTAGCCATTTTAATTTGCAGGTTCTACATTTTAAGAAGATAATGACCTATAATTTGGAGTGTGTACCTCAGACTTAAAGGTTCTCTGTAGAACCCTTTCAATAGAAAGCACTTCACATAGGTTTCTACATACAAGCATTAAGAGTTCCTTCAGATGGGAATCCATTAAGAGCTCTATCTTTTTACTAGCATTACCATTTTATTCTTACTACAGTGAACCTTTAGTTTTAGAGTTTCGCTACACAATCTAAATACAGGTTTCCTGCACACGCTTTTTATATACTTGGAGAAAACAGGAGGTTCCTTACCGGTTCTTTAAAGACTTCATCTGCTAATCGAAGTTCCTGGGCTTCAAAAAAGGTaccatataaaaacattttgtagaGTTTTATACAGAATCTTTACAAGTTTCACGGATAATTATGATCACCAAATGACTAAAGGTCATTCAAACCTTTCTATCAATTTATCTTCTAAGAATAAATATTACATGGAATTAGGTGACTGGAAACCAACCAGGTCACAGTGCTTGAGTGTCTACAAaatatcaggtgtgtgtgtgtgtgtgtgtgtgtgtgtgtgtatgcgtgtgtgtgtgagagagagagcgagagagatattTTTGCTACATGAATAAGCAAACTTCTCGGACTGTAGACTTCCTCCTAGAGTCTGTATATTAACCGAATTCATTGTCGAGGAACCATCATTAAATCCCTGCAGTATTAATGACGTTTTTGTTTGGTCATGAAAATAAAGTTGCAACGATCGAACTGCTCTTTAATTAGTGTGTAATATTGGGTTCTGTCGCCCCCTGGTGGAGGGAAAACTGTTAGCAAgtggatttaaaaacaaaacaaaacttttgtGCGCTTTTCTGTTCCCAGATttacaacaaacaacaattaaTATAACAAGTAATATAATACTGTACAGAAATAGtgatattacaaataaaacggTAAAAACATTACACAGATACTTGCAGTCGTAATAAGttgtaataatgataataactcAGTACAGTGAGATAGCAACCTGAACATACGATAAATATGTGAATAGGGTGAAAAATTATTGATtaaatttaaatctttaaaagctCATTGTCTCTAAAAAAGATTATTATGCTAACTTAGGAGTTTATTTGTTCTCCGATATCACCATGAACCTGGCTAGCTGTTAGCAAGCTAACGTTAGCTACTTCTGTTCATAACAGTAGATTAAAAGACAAATAAGTTTAGACTTCAGAATTATCAACAAAACAATGCCTCCTGTAGTGaattttataaatcatttggTCATCTCCCACATCAATCAACCCCCGGCTTGGGCGTGTTTATTTGAATCATTGTATTTTGAGGTAATTTACAGCGACATATGTAGACACCTTGTCTTCACAGGACAACAGATACGTAGATTTAACTAAATGACATATTTAAGCACAAAATCACAAGGATACAGAAAGCAGCATAACTGTAATAATTGTatacatttacaattttattcaaTGTAGCATGTTTAAAGTCAAAAATCCCGGACACACTCACAGGCAAATCACACAACACTTAAACGCTACTGACCAGCTACTGGCTGATCTCCGTAATGTCTATTATTATATAGACTGCAGTAAATCTAAACACTTTCTATCAAAGTGTTTCTTTTGCCTATAAGTTCttaggatcaggatcaggatcaggatcagtcAGATTCCGATCTGAGCTTCTCTGCCACCGTGCTGTCATGTTTGGATCCTCCGAGGCACGGCGGGCTCTTGGCCACGCTCGGGTCGCTGCTCCACTGCTGAGGCGTCTTGGCCTGGATGGCGAGAGCGTGAATGCTGGTTTTCAGCTCGTGACTCAGGGTCTCGTTGACCAGGCGGTGGCGCTGCAACAGAGACAAGCCATCGAAGTGTGAGCTCACCACCAGCACTCTGAAGTGTGACTCAGAGCCTGGGGGCACTGCATGCATGTGGCTCTCATTCAGCACCTCCAGGTGCTCCGGAGCGAGAGCCTGAGTCAGTTTGGTGCGAATGGAAGCCTCGACCGGTCGAATGGACACAGCTTCCATGTGATGAGCTGAAAAATGTCTGGAAGTGAAAAGAGCGACAGAGGAGGAACGGACAAAACTGCGAACATGGGACAACATCAGCAAACCAGGAGCAAGAAGACGGCAATGACAGACCTGCAAAGATCAGAACCATAAAGATCAGAGCAATATAGAAAAGAGGACTAGTGAGAAATCAAGGTTCTATCAGAAGTTTCAAAAAATGAAAAGGTTTAAAAGAATCGATCGCATCCAGGATTTATTTTGCAGTTCAGCCAGTTTCTGATGGTGCTGCAGTGTGATTTAACCCTTTATAAAGAGCACTGATCAAAGCCTCTGCAGTAACTCAGGCATGTGACGTGCAACATAAAGCTGCAATGCATTCTGGGACTTTGAGTCCAACACTATGACTGAACATCGCTGACAAAATGGCAGTAAAagttgttcttttgtttttctgattcAGCAGTGAAACCCCTTTTGTTTGAAAATCCTTACGGAAAGATTTTCTTCTATTTCTCCTTTATATCTGTGCTCCAAAGTCACTGTACCCCAATGACGTCA encodes the following:
- the bola1 gene encoding bolA-like protein 1, coding for MLSHVRSFVRSSSVALFTSRHFSAHHMEAVSIRPVEASIRTKLTQALAPEHLEVLNESHMHAVPPGSESHFRVLVVSSHFDGLSLLQRHRLVNETLSHELKTSIHALAIQAKTPQQWSSDPSVAKSPPCLGGSKHDSTVAEKLRSESD